A genomic window from Cucumis melo cultivar AY chromosome 8, USDA_Cmelo_AY_1.0, whole genome shotgun sequence includes:
- the LOC103490056 gene encoding cation/H(+) antiporter 20, giving the protein MNTNMNISSIKTASNGIWQGDNPLHFAFPLLILQSVLILVLTRFLALLLKPLRQPKVIAEIVGGILLGPSAFGRNKTYLNHIFPSWSTPILESVASIGLLFFLFLVGLELDLSSIRRSGKRAFGIALAGISVPFFSGIGVAFVLRKTVDGADKVGYGQFIVFMGVALSITAFPVLARILAELKLLTTQVGETAMAAAAFNDVAAWILLALAVALAGNGGEGGSEKSPLVSVWVLLSGAGFVVFMMVVTRPGMKWVARRCTYEHDAVDEAYICLTLVGVLVSGFVTDLIGIHSIFGGFIFGLTIPKGGRFAERLIERIEDFVSGLLLPLYFASSGLKTDVAKIKGGKAWGLLALVISTACAGKILATFVAAMVFLIPTREALALGVLMNTKGLVELIVLNIGKEKKVLNDEVFAILVLMALFTTFITTPTVMAVYKPARGGSTPPTHRKLRDLSANDSPVEDELRILACVHSSGNVPSLITLTESTRSTKNSSLKLFVMHLVELTERSSSIMMVQRARKNGFPFFARFRKASEWRDQMAAAFQAYSQLGRVKVRPTTAVSSLATMHEDICHVADDKRVTMIILPFHRNWRAFGGGDGAEEEVEENVGHGWRVVNQRVLKNAPCSVAVLVDRGFGAGVAQTPGPGPMICVGQRICVLFFGGPDDREALELGGRMAEHPAVKVTVVRFRPSSADGMEGSNVILRPTHSKSSDNHYSFITTPINREKEKEQDETALAEFKSKWEATVEYKEKEVSSTNMIVEGVVALGKEMSYDLIVVGKGRVPSSLVMKLADRPAEHAELGPVGDILASSGKGIVSSILIIQQHGGGGHVEETPVLKIAQSNKNENELPMSNDGTSIDHV; this is encoded by the exons ATGAACACGAACATGAACATAAGCTCCATCAAAACTGCCTCCAATGGCATATGGCAAGGTGACAATCCCCTCCATTTCGCCTTCCCTCTCTTAATCCTTCAATCCGTTCTCATCCTCGTTCTCACTCGCTTCCTCGCCCTCCTCCTCAAACCCCTCCGTCAACCCAAAGTCATCGCCGAAATCGTC GGTGGGATTCTACTGGGTCCATCCGCTTTCGGACGTAACAAAACTTATTTAAACCACATTTTCCCCTCATGGAGTACTCCCATTCTCGAATCAGTCGCCAGTATTGGTCTGTTGTTCTTCCTCTTCCTCGTTGGACTCGAACTCGATTTGTCCTCCATTCGTCGTAGCGGTAAACGAGCATTTGGAATTGCTCTAGCGGGAATCTCCGTCCCATTCTTTTCTGGCATAGGTGTCGCCTTCGTCCTGCGTAAAACCGTCGATGGCGCTGACAAAGTTGGTTACGGTCAGTTCATTGTATTCATGGGTGTCGCTCTATCCATCACTGCTTTTCCTGTTTTAGCTCGCATTTTAGCAGAGCTAAAGCTCCTCACCACCCAAGTTGGGGAAACAGCTATGGCCGCCGCCGCATTCAACGACGTAGCCGCTTGGATCCTCCTGGCACTCGCCGTTGCCTTAGCCGGCAACGGCGGCGAAGGCGGATCCGAGAAGAGTCCATTGGTTTCTGTGTGGGTGTTACTTTCAGGAGCCGGGTTTGTGGTTTTCATGATGGTGGTCACTCGTCCCGGAATGAAATGGGTGGCGCGTCGATGCACGTACGAGCACGATGCCGTAGACGAGGCGTATATCTGTTTGACATTGGTGGGGGTTTTGGTTTCGGGGTTTGTGACGGATTTGATCGGAATTCATTCCATTTTTGGGGGATTTATATTTGGATTGACGATTCCAAAAGGGGGAAGATTTGCAGAGAGATTGATTGAGAGAATTGAAGATTTCGTTTCgggtcttcttcttcctctgtaTTTTGCTTCAAGTGGATTAAAGACGGATGTGGCCAAAATTAAAGGGGGGAAAGCTTGGGGGTTGTTGGCGCTGGTTATATCGACGGCGTGCGCCGGTAAGATTCTGGCGACGTTTGTGGCGGCGATGGTGTTTTTGATTCCGACGAGGGAGGCGCTGGCGTTGGGTGTGCTTATGAATACCAAGGGCTTGGTTGAACTCATTGTCCTCAATATTGGGAAGGAGAAAAAG GTTTTAAACGACGAAGTGTTCGCCATATTAGTGTTAATGGCACTATTCACAACATTCATCACCACCCCCACCGTGATGGCAGTTTACAAGCCAGCCCGAGGTGGCTCCACCCCACCTACCCACCGTAAACTTCGAGACCTCTCCGCCAATGACTCCCCCGTCGAGGACGAGCTCCGGATCCTCGCTTGTGTCCACAGCTCCGGCAACGTGCCGTCCCTCATCACACTGACCGAGTCAACTCGCAGCACCAAAAATTCCTCCCTCAAACTCTTCGTAATGCACTTGGTCGAACTCACCGAGCGATCCTCTTCCATCATGATGGTCCAACGCGCCCGCAAAAACGGCTTCCCTTTCTTCGCCCGGTTCCGCAAGGCCAGCGAGTGGCGAGACCAAATGGCTGCGGCCTTTCAGGCCTATAGCCAATTGGGCCGAGTCAAGGTTCGGCCCACTACGGCCGTCTCTTCCTTAGCTACCATGCATGAGGATATCTGCCACGTCGCGGATGACAAGAGGGTTACGATGATTATCTTGCCGTTTCATCGGAATTGGAGGGCATTTGGCGGCGGCGATGGGGCGGAGGAGGAGGTGGAGGAGAATGTGGGCCATGGTTGGAGAGTTGTGAACCAACGGGTTTTGAAGAATGCGCCTTGCTCTGTGGCGGTTCTTGTGGACCGGGGATTTGGGGCCGGTGTGGCCCAGACGCCTGGGCCTGGGCCTATGATTTGTGTGGGTCAAAGgatttgtgttttgttttttggtgGGCCAGATGATCGGGAGGCGCTGGAGTTGGGTGGCCGGATGGCGGAGCATCCGGCGGTGAAGGTGACGGTGGTTAGGTTTCGGCCGTCGTCGGCGGATGGTATGGAGGGTAGTAATGTCATTTTGCGTCCGACGCACTCGAAATCAAGCGATAACCATTATAGCTTCATCACCACTCCGATCAAccgggaaaaagaaaag GAACAAGATGAAACAGCATTGGCAGAATTCAAAAGCAAATGGGAAGCAACAGTTGAGTACAAAGAGAAGGAGGTCAGCAGCACAAACATGATAGTTGAAGGGGTGGTAGCCCTTGGGAAGGAAATGAGTTACGACCTAATAGTGGTCGGGAAAGGTCGGGTTCCCTCGAGCTTGGTGATGAAACTAGCGGACCGACCAGCGGAGCACGCAGAGTTGGGGCCAGTGGGAGACATATTGGCCAGCTCTGGCAAGGGAATAGTATCTTCAATATTAATAATTCAACAACATGGAGGAGGTGGCCACGTAGAAGAAACTCCAGTTTTGAAGATAGCACAATCCAATAAGAATGAGAATGAGTTGCCTATGTCAAATGATGGAACCTCAATTGATCatgtataa